One Nymphaea colorata isolate Beijing-Zhang1983 chromosome 12, ASM883128v2, whole genome shotgun sequence genomic window, CTTCCTGTTTTTCGTGATGCCCATCTTCTATTTCGTGTTGTTTTTTGTTAGGGTTTGTTCAAGTTGGTTTTCGAAACGTCAATGAATGATACCCTGTTAATCCTTCCATCTCTCCAATATCGATTAGATGAATGGTTGCACCACAATTTGGTTTTGATTCGATCATTAAATGCATTATATTGCCAACTTTATAGGTGCCTTGTCCCATGGTGACGCATCCTCGCCTTCTCTTTCTTTCGGACAATGGCAGCAATCTGcactagaagaagaaaatgtcaAGCAAGAGCATATGCAGGAAGTGCATCAACTCCAGCAAATACAAGGGAAGCACCCATGTGTAATGGACCAATTAAAACATGGGGAAGATGCAAGGCCTCTGGAACAGAAAAGTGGTATAATCTCATCAGGTGGTGACCAACCTCTGTGTGACCAGAAGCAAGTTCAAGCTCAGGATCAAACTTTACAACCTGCACAAGGCCAGCAGATGTCTGTAGAGAATAATCAACTTTCCGGGAAATCCTCTGGACAAGGAATAGAAAAGGAAACCTTTCAAAAGGGTGGGCAATACCTTAAATCACTACCATCTAATGCACAGGATGCTGCCTTAGGTAACCAACATTTGCACCCTGTGAGTACTCAGCAATCATCTGCAGTGGCACAGTCAAGTAATCCGAAACAGCCTTCCAAGCCAGGAACTATTCCTTTTGCCTTGTTGCTTCCAGTTTTAACTCCTCACCTTGACAAAGACAGGACCATGCAGCTACAAACACTTTTCGTCAGATTGAGGGTCGGCATTTTCATCCTATCTGTTACTTATATTTactaatttttgtcttctatGACATTTTGATCAACTGTCCATTACTCTGTTCTCCCTTACTGGCTTTGctcagaaaaatgaggtttcaAAGGAAGACTTTTTAAGAGTTGCTAAAGACATAGTGGGGGATCAGATGCTCAGAAAGGCTGTCGAACTAATGCAGGAGAAGGCAAGCTATAGAATTTTTAGAAAGTTATAGATGTAACAGCTGTAAGTGTTATATTTGACTATAGAACTGTTACTTCCCTTTCACATTTTTCCTGCACTCATTGCAGCATATGCAGCTTCGGAATTCCCAGAAAACACCGAGAGGTCAATCTAGGTATCAATTTCAGTCTTCTAGTCCCTTGCAGGATTCTGGTCTTTCTGGTTACAATCATCCACAGGTAGCCGAGACTCAATCATCATCACAAATTCATGCTTTACCTAATACATCCCATAAGAGGTTGCATGATCAACAATCGAAAATCCCAAATGTGCAAATGCAGGCAAACTTATCCCTTCCTGCTTCTGAAACCACTGCTCAGAAAGCTAGGCAGGGTACCGATCATCATCCTGATAGACAGGGAGTCTCTTCAAATCAAGCAGTCCCTGTTAATGTGGGCCAGGTTATTCAGGAAACAGAATCCTCGAAGGTCTTAGTGCCATCTGTTGATcagcagcaccagcagcagcaacaacaacagcaacatATGCCGTTCCCACAGTCATCGTTTTCAATGTATGGGGGAACAGTGGCGAATTATTATTCATATGGGTTTTCTATGCCATCTGTCACTGCACAGGGAGGTCCTGCTAAGATGCAGGGACAAGATCCTCAAGTTCGACAAATGGCAAATTCCCAAGGAATGGCTCCACCTCAGTTACCATCATCTCAGCCTTTGAACCTGAAGACTGTTCCCAAACATGACCTGCAAAGTCCCAGAAATGAAACCAAGAGGCCACAAAGTGTATCACACCCACAGATAACTGGTGTGTCAGCATTTCAACCAAATCCAAGCATGTGGCAAACTAGCTTGGATAAAGAACTGAAGATTGGTGGACTGCCATCGTCGTCACACATGAAACAGGAGACTAGTGACCATGTAATGGACCATCAACACAAACCTTTTATGTCTGGTCAGGGGACACCTTTCAGTCCAATGAACATTGACTCAGGGAATTCAAGTCATGGTCCCATAAAGGAAGAAGCTTTGGAGAAGCAATCTGGCAGGGTAAACTTCACGGCCGCTGGAAATGTTCTCCCTGCAAATCCATTTTCAAGCTCCTTGCCAACACATCTAGAACATTCAACACAGGTACATCTTACTCGCATTTTAGACTGAAAGTGAACATGATGAACCAGTTTGCTACATTAGGTTTGTATTTTGTTAGCATATTGATATGTTGTCCACCTTTAGACTGCTACTGTAAGATATGTTGGAAAGTGGGGGCTGTCTCTTAtgcaagaagaaaattttgcatatcCGAAGCTGTCATAAGAAAGATATTCAACCCAAATGGTTTTGGTTGTATCTTGTAAAACTGGATCCAAGGACTTTCTCTCATTAATTGTATAAGCATATCATCTAGAAACATAAATATGGACAAAAAATGTTGTACTGATTTAACATTTGCAAAGAATGCTCTCaccacacacacagacacacacatgcacagaTATATACACAGAAAATGCTCTATTGCCACGTGTAAATGTACATGCAAAATGCTTAATTGCTGTATAAACTGAAAATGTTCCGTGTGAAAAATTTCTTTCTCCCGGGAGTTCTCAAATGAAAGTTTCTTTGGCTTTAAAAGCTGTTCAtatgaaaatttctctttcttgcaATGGTAGAAAATTTTTTGGTGGATTCTTTGTAATGTAGGTTTTGACTATCGTGAAAGGAAGTGCTACGACGGTACAAACCTAATCCATGATATGATAGAATAGTGTAACTAGTGTTTGTATTTCCTCTGTTTCTGTTTCTACAAGTGCTTCATTTATTAACTTACATGCAAATGTAAGTTGGTAGTGTCATTCAATAGTTATGTTCCAGCTAATGTCTGATATTATGGATATGGTTTGTTTGCAATATTGTTGACCCATATCTTTCTTCTCTGACAGAACGCACCATCATCTGCTGCTACGGTAAGCCTGGATTTTTCTGTTTCTGGCATTTGGTCAGTGTGCAACTCATTTTTGTGTGACCTAAAATCAGATACACCTTCAGACTTCTTCTACACCTGCGCCTCCAGCTGGGAACACAAATGCAAGGGCAACTTCGAAAAAAACTTCAGCGGGGCAAAAGAAGCCACTTGATGCTTCTGCTTCTCCAACACAACTTCCCACGTAATTTTTTCTATTAGATGTCTAGGCAGTTTTACCACTATCATTTCAACAGGAATAACAGCATGGGTTTAGCTTGCTAAaagttttcccttttccctttttttttcctggcaTTGTGTAGTAAAAAGCAAAAGACATCTGGTGAATATCAAGATCAGAGCATTGAGCAACTTAATGATGTTACTGCAGTCAGTGGCGTGAACCTAAAGGTATGGTACTTGTTCTATCAATCTCCAATGAACtgttttctatttctttatttCTAAACATCCTGAAATAGTCTCAATCTGCTTCTCATAAAGgaaactttctttttgttgtagGAAGAGGAGGAGCAGCTGCTTTCTGCACCTAAAGAGGAAAGTCGAGCTTCAGAAGCCATGCGACGGCTTgtacaggaagaagaagagaggctAATTTTACAACGGGATCTGTTACAGAGAAAAGTAGCACAAATCAGTTATAATCCATTCCTTACATAGATTTCATGTCTATAATAATTCATTTTTGGGTTGCCTCAAGCGACCATCTTCTACAAAATATAAGCTTGACTTTGTATCTTTTTGTAGTGGCCAAATCCGGTATAAAGAATGCCAGCAGTGACGTTGACCAGTGTTTGTCCATGGTAAGATGATAGTGTATTGTGCCGTCCTATTTCATGCTTTAAATTGTGCTTTCATGCTTAAATTGTGCTTATCATCCTTGTCTTTCTTCCATTTAGTGCGTCGAGGAATGCCTACGAGGATTGCTATGCAAGCTCATTAGAATGTCAAAGCAGGTTGGTTCATTTAGTTGTGGATACATTCTTCTTCCAACCACGTTTGGTTCCCattgtttttgtgtttgtcTATCCATTGATTCTGTTAGCAATTAGCTGGTGGGTTTATTGGAGAAGACATTCTCTTCTACTGGTCTGTTCTATATATCGCCTCCATTAAGGTTGTCTGATCGACTTTTAGTCTTGCATTTGTGTTGTTATAGAGGGCAGATCTTGAAAGGGGGAGACACAAGGTTGTGGTCACTTCAGATGTTCGGCGACAGATTCTGTTAATGAATCGGAAAGCAAAAGAGGAACTGGAGAAAAAACATGCAGAAGAAGCTGAGAAGCTACAAAAACAGAATGAGGTTTGTGTCTCTACAAAAGCTGAGAAGCTACCTAGTATTTAGTGGTACTGTGGTACATTGTGATGCTTCAAAACTTAACAACAGAAACTCGTCATGTCTTAACATAGGCTGAAGGAAACACTGCAACAGATACAGAAAAGGATGACGGCCGTATGAAATCAGTCAAGGTATTCACTTTTTCCTAAGAGTCTCAAGTCTTATCCTATTCTTTGAGAGTATATGACATGCAATTTGTTGGTCCTTTATCACTTTTGTCATATGTGTCAGGTaaacaaggaagaagatgacAAAATGCGAACAACGGCAGCAAATGTTGCAGCCCGAGCAGCTGTGGGGGGAGATGACATGCTATCAAAATGGCAACTCATGGCTGAACAAGCAAGACAAAAACGTGAAGGTGGAGTTGATGGAGCATCTGGCAAGGATGTAAACCGTAAGGCCTTGGCAATTTCTGCAAAGGCTATGAGCAGCTCCGACAATCACACTGAGGGCCGAGCAACCTCTGGTACAGCATATGGTATGTATAACAGTTCAGTATCTTATTTTTGTTATACTAGGAGCTTACAGAAGGGTGGTTACTGATCTGTGATCATGGTGGGTTGCATATTTACTTATGCAGCAGCAGGTGGATCCGTTATTTCTTTATCTGAATCTCCAAAAAGACATTACGTCTCTTCAACTATAACCCTAGTCTATCTATCACAAAAACTTTTGTGGGTCTGAACACACATAAATGTTGAGGATAATACTGTCATACTGTGAAACTGATTTTGACTTATTGGATGCCAATAGAAATATGCCTTTCAGGGGCTATTGAATCTTACAGTTTTGCCTGTTGACAAAAATTGTGCGGTACACCCATTTTGGCTAACATTTGAGATACTTGCTGTTGCCTACATTTTTTCTTGCTAAACATTAGCATAGGCAAAACTTTTGTGTTTTGGCCATCAATAAGACGGCCCCTTAGTACCTCAGTCCTCAGGCATGAACGTCAGTCTAAAGCAAATTTCACATGATGAGATATCCAAGACGGgttctaagaaaaaaaatatttgttggtGGCAAAGAACTTGTTACTTGGCTTGGCTCTTATATCTAGAAGATGCAGTAAAGTCTGCCAAAATCATTTCAATAGTAGAATTGTCCAATTTCCTGATGATGATaattgcaaactgggaagagaTAAGATTGGTGCAGGATCATTTTCTTGTGACTTAAACCAAACTCCATTTGAGGGTTCTGTAATGGAATGGGCATGCAATGTTGCACCATTTTCATGCAAATCCAAACTTATGCAATCATGCATCTTTTATGTAATTTTAACCACGCATGTGATTATCATATTTCAGAAGTTagaaacatgtttttgtatAAGTTCATTTGAACATGTAGATAAATTTTTA contains:
- the LOC116265768 gene encoding transcription initiation factor TFIID subunit 4b isoform X2 — translated: MDPSIMKLLEEDEDEHMHSGADVEALTAALNRDIGGTLLPQTTTCTVESDPGALSHGDASSPSLSFGQWQQSALEEENVKQEHMQEVHQLQQIQGKHPCVMDQLKHGEDARPLEQKSGIISSGGDQPLCDQKQVQAQDQTLQPAQGQQMSVENNQLSGKSSGQGIEKETFQKGGQYLKSLPSNAQDAALGNQHLHPVSTQQSSAVAQSSNPKQPSKPGTIPFALLLPVLTPHLDKDRTMQLQTLFVRLRKNEVSKEDFLRVAKDIVGDQMLRKAVELMQEKHMQLRNSQKTPRGQSRYQFQSSSPLQDSGLSGYNHPQVAETQSSSQIHALPNTSHKRLHDQQSKIPNVQMQANLSLPASETTAQKARQGTDHHPDRQGVSSNQAVPVNVGQVIQETESSKVLVPSVDQQHQQQQQQQQHMPFPQSSFSMYGGTVANYYSYGFSMPSVTAQGGPAKMQGQDPQVRQMANSQGMAPPQLPSSQPLNLKTVPKHDLQSPRNETKRPQSVSHPQITGVSAFQPNPSMWQTSLDKELKIGGLPSSSHMKQETSDHVMDHQHKPFMSGQGTPFSPMNIDSGNSSHGPIKEEALEKQSGRVNFTAAGNVLPANPFSSSLPTHLEHSTQNAPSSAATTSSTPAPPAGNTNARATSKKTSAGQKKPLDASASPTQLPTKKQKTSGEYQDQSIEQLNDVTAVSGVNLKEEEEQLLSAPKEESRASEAMRRLVQEEEERLILQRDLLQRKVAQIMAKSGIKNASSDVDQCLSMCVEECLRGLLCKLIRMSKQRADLERGRHKVVVTSDVRRQILLMNRKAKEELEKKHAEEAEKLQKQNEAEGNTATDTEKDDGRMKSVKVNKEEDDKMRTTAANVAARAAVGGDDMLSKWQLMAEQARQKREGGVDGASGKDVNRKALAISAKAMSSSDNHTEGRATSGTAYGVRSYGRSPIGMGQAKIARTISIKDVISVLQREPHLAQSTLLYRLYEWMPNDSTEKAGETT
- the LOC116265768 gene encoding transcription initiation factor TFIID subunit 4b isoform X1, coding for MDPSIMKLLEEDEDEHMHSGADVEALTAALNRDIGGTLLPQTTTCTVESDPGALSHGDASSPSLSFGQWQQSALEEENVKQEHMQEVHQLQQIQGKHPCVMDQLKHGEDARPLEQKSGIISSGGDQPLCDQKQVQAQDQTLQPAQGQQMSVENNQLSGKSSGQGIEKETFQKGGQYLKSLPSNAQDAALGNQHLHPVSTQQSSAVAQSSNPKQPSKPGTIPFALLLPVLTPHLDKDRTMQLQTLFVRLRKNEVSKEDFLRVAKDIVGDQMLRKAVELMQEKHMQLRNSQKTPRGQSRYQFQSSSPLQDSGLSGYNHPQVAETQSSSQIHALPNTSHKRLHDQQSKIPNVQMQANLSLPASETTAQKARQGTDHHPDRQGVSSNQAVPVNVGQVIQETESSKVLVPSVDQQHQQQQQQQQHMPFPQSSFSMYGGTVANYYSYGFSMPSVTAQGGPAKMQGQDPQVRQMANSQGMAPPQLPSSQPLNLKTVPKHDLQSPRNETKRPQSVSHPQITGVSAFQPNPSMWQTSLDKELKIGGLPSSSHMKQETSDHVMDHQHKPFMSGQGTPFSPMNIDSGNSSHGPIKEEALEKQSGRVNFTAAGNVLPANPFSSSLPTHLEHSTQNAPSSAATIHLQTSSTPAPPAGNTNARATSKKTSAGQKKPLDASASPTQLPTKKQKTSGEYQDQSIEQLNDVTAVSGVNLKEEEEQLLSAPKEESRASEAMRRLVQEEEERLILQRDLLQRKVAQIMAKSGIKNASSDVDQCLSMCVEECLRGLLCKLIRMSKQRADLERGRHKVVVTSDVRRQILLMNRKAKEELEKKHAEEAEKLQKQNEAEGNTATDTEKDDGRMKSVKVNKEEDDKMRTTAANVAARAAVGGDDMLSKWQLMAEQARQKREGGVDGASGKDVNRKALAISAKAMSSSDNHTEGRATSGTAYGVRSYGRSPIGMGQAKIARTISIKDVISVLQREPHLAQSTLLYRLYEWMPNDSTEKAGETT
- the LOC116265768 gene encoding transcription initiation factor TFIID subunit 4b isoform X3, whose protein sequence is MDPSIMKLLEEDEDEHMHSGADVEALTAALNRDIGGTLLPQTTTCTVESDPGALSHGDASSPSLSFGQWQQSALEEENVKQEHMQEVHQLQQIQGKHPCVMDQLKHGEDARPLEQKSGIISSGGDQPLCDQKQVQAQDQTLQPAQGQQMSVENNQLSGKSSGQGIEKETFQKGGQYLKSLPSNAQDAALGNQHLHPVSTQQSSAVAQSSNPKQPSKPGTIPFALLLPVLTPHLDKDRTMQLQTLFVRLRKNEVSKEDFLRVAKDIVGDQMLRKAVELMQEKHMQLRNSQKTPRGQSRYQFQSSSPLQDSGLSGYNHPQANLSLPASETTAQKARQGTDHHPDRQGVSSNQAVPVNVGQVIQETESSKVLVPSVDQQHQQQQQQQQHMPFPQSSFSMYGGTVANYYSYGFSMPSVTAQGGPAKMQGQDPQVRQMANSQGMAPPQLPSSQPLNLKTVPKHDLQSPRNETKRPQSVSHPQITGVSAFQPNPSMWQTSLDKELKIGGLPSSSHMKQETSDHVMDHQHKPFMSGQGTPFSPMNIDSGNSSHGPIKEEALEKQSGRVNFTAAGNVLPANPFSSSLPTHLEHSTQNAPSSAATIHLQTSSTPAPPAGNTNARATSKKTSAGQKKPLDASASPTQLPTKKQKTSGEYQDQSIEQLNDVTAVSGVNLKEEEEQLLSAPKEESRASEAMRRLVQEEEERLILQRDLLQRKVAQIMAKSGIKNASSDVDQCLSMCVEECLRGLLCKLIRMSKQRADLERGRHKVVVTSDVRRQILLMNRKAKEELEKKHAEEAEKLQKQNEAEGNTATDTEKDDGRMKSVKVNKEEDDKMRTTAANVAARAAVGGDDMLSKWQLMAEQARQKREGGVDGASGKDVNRKALAISAKAMSSSDNHTEGRATSGTAYGVRSYGRSPIGMGQAKIARTISIKDVISVLQREPHLAQSTLLYRLYEWMPNDSTEKAGETT